A genome region from Defluviimonas aquaemixtae includes the following:
- a CDS encoding ABC transporter permease subunit — translation MAEATAAQTAPDRPGRLREFWYYFRENRGAVIGLWVFVAFVFVAIFAPLLAPHGPTQQFRTALLQPPFWQEGGSLAFPLGTDAVGRDMLSRLLHGARYSFYVGIIVVTIAASGGIIVGLLSGFAPKWVDTIIMRVMDIILAFPSLLLALVLVAILGPSLTNAMIAIAIVLQPHYVRLTRASVLSEKNKDYVTAARVTGAGLPRLMFITVLPNCLSPIIVQAALSFSTAILDAAALGFLGMGAQPPTPEWGTMLAEAREFILRAWWVVTFPGLAILITVLSINLMGDGLRDALDPKLKRS, via the coding sequence GCTCAAACCGCTCCCGACCGCCCCGGCCGCCTGCGCGAATTCTGGTACTATTTTCGCGAGAACCGTGGCGCGGTGATCGGGCTCTGGGTCTTCGTCGCATTCGTCTTCGTGGCCATCTTCGCGCCGCTGCTCGCGCCGCATGGGCCGACCCAACAGTTCCGAACCGCGCTTCTGCAGCCACCCTTCTGGCAGGAGGGCGGCAGCCTCGCTTTCCCGCTCGGTACCGACGCGGTCGGGCGCGACATGCTCTCGCGGCTCCTACACGGCGCGCGCTATTCCTTCTATGTCGGCATCATCGTCGTGACGATCGCGGCCTCGGGCGGCATCATCGTGGGGCTCCTGTCCGGATTCGCACCGAAATGGGTCGACACGATCATCATGCGGGTGATGGACATCATCCTCGCCTTCCCCTCGCTTCTTCTTGCGCTCGTGCTGGTGGCCATCCTAGGACCCTCGCTCACAAACGCGATGATCGCCATCGCCATCGTTCTTCAGCCGCACTACGTACGGCTTACGCGGGCCAGTGTGCTCTCGGAGAAAAACAAGGACTACGTGACCGCCGCCCGGGTTACCGGAGCCGGCCTGCCCCGGCTGATGTTCATCACGGTCCTGCCCAACTGCCTATCACCCATCATCGTTCAGGCCGCCCTATCATTCTCGACAGCGATCCTCGATGCCGCCGCGCTCGGATTTCTCGGCATGGGCGCCCAGCCTCCAACCCCGGAATGGGGCACAATGCTTGCCGAGGCGCGCGAGTTCATCCTGCGTGCATGGTGGGTCGTGACCTTTCCCGGCCTCGCCATCCTGATCACAGTCCTCTCCATCAACCTGATGGGCGACGGACTGCGCGACGCGCTGGATCCGAAACTGAAGCGGAGCTGA
- a CDS encoding ABC transporter ATP-binding protein — MPLLDIRNLSVDFATASGQFRAVDGVDVAVDTGEILAIVGESGSGKSVSMLALMGLLPWTATVTADVMNFDGTDLRGLSARKRRDIVGKDMAMIFQEPMSSLNPCFTAGFQIREALRVHLGLDKKERHARAVELFELVGIPAPEERLRAFPHQLSGGMNQRVMIAMAIACNPKLLIADEPTTALDVTIQAQILDLLTGLQKDTGMALILITHDMGVVAETAERVSVQYAGQKVEEQPVADLFETPHHPYTAALLAALPERATTRHLPTIPGVVPGQFDRPQGCLFSPRCRYSDETCRSVPPEPRDKAMGYARCHYPMSAKAEAEA; from the coding sequence ATGCCCCTTCTCGACATCCGCAACCTCTCGGTAGATTTCGCCACTGCCTCGGGCCAGTTCCGCGCCGTCGACGGTGTCGATGTCGCGGTCGATACGGGCGAAATCCTGGCAATCGTGGGCGAGAGCGGTTCCGGGAAATCCGTCTCCATGCTCGCGCTCATGGGCCTGCTGCCGTGGACCGCGACGGTGACGGCCGATGTGATGAACTTCGACGGCACCGATCTGCGTGGCCTTTCGGCCCGCAAGCGCCGCGACATTGTCGGCAAGGACATGGCGATGATCTTCCAAGAGCCGATGTCGTCGCTGAATCCCTGTTTCACGGCCGGTTTCCAGATCAGGGAGGCCTTGCGCGTTCACCTCGGCCTCGACAAGAAGGAACGCCACGCCCGCGCGGTCGAGCTTTTCGAATTGGTCGGCATTCCAGCGCCGGAAGAGCGTCTCCGCGCCTTCCCTCACCAGCTTTCAGGCGGCATGAACCAGCGCGTGATGATCGCCATGGCGATCGCGTGCAACCCAAAGCTCCTGATCGCCGACGAACCAACGACGGCGCTCGACGTGACGATTCAGGCGCAGATACTCGACCTGCTAACGGGGTTGCAGAAGGACACCGGAATGGCGCTGATCCTGATCACACACGACATGGGTGTCGTGGCCGAAACGGCCGAGCGCGTCTCGGTCCAGTACGCCGGCCAGAAGGTCGAGGAACAGCCCGTCGCCGATCTGTTCGAGACGCCGCATCACCCCTACACCGCCGCCCTCCTCGCGGCGCTTCCGGAACGCGCGACAACGCGCCACCTGCCGACGATCCCGGGTGTAGTGCCCGGTCAGTTCGACCGGCCCCAGGGCTGCCTCTTCAGCCCGCGCTGCCGGTATTCCGACGAGACGTGCCGCTCGGTCCCGCCCGAGCCGCGGGACAAGGCAATGGGCTATGCGCGCTGCCACTATCCTATGAGCGCCAAGGCGGAGGCGGAGGCATGA
- a CDS encoding ABC transporter ATP-binding protein: MSEPVVVADNLTRHYEVRGGLFSKGGTVRAVSETSFSLEPGKTLAIVGESGCGKSTLARLITMIEEPTSGSFSIGGKKVRPDNWADLRTDVQIVFQDPYGSLNPRQRIGAILEEPLKINRPETPASDREAKAREMLKLVGLRPEHFDRYPHMFSGGQRQRIAVARALMLEPKVLVLDEPVSALDLSIQSQILNLLVDLQERLGLAYLFISHDLSVVKHMADDIIVMYLGRPVEIGPKHEIFAHPKHPYSKALLSATPIADPKAAKTRIKLEGELPSPLNVPRGCPFAPRCWKAQDRCRAERPELEGGRQKAACFFPEA; encoded by the coding sequence ATGAGTGAACCCGTTGTCGTCGCCGACAATCTGACCCGCCACTATGAGGTTAGAGGCGGCCTCTTCTCCAAGGGCGGCACGGTGCGCGCCGTCTCCGAGACGAGCTTCTCGCTCGAACCCGGCAAGACGCTCGCAATTGTGGGCGAGTCCGGCTGCGGCAAGTCCACGCTCGCGCGGCTGATCACGATGATCGAGGAGCCAACGTCGGGCAGCTTCTCAATCGGTGGCAAGAAGGTACGTCCCGACAACTGGGCGGACCTGCGAACCGACGTCCAGATTGTTTTCCAGGACCCCTACGGCTCGCTCAATCCACGTCAGCGGATCGGTGCGATCCTCGAGGAACCATTGAAGATCAATCGCCCCGAGACGCCCGCTTCCGACCGCGAGGCCAAGGCGCGCGAAATGCTGAAGCTCGTCGGTCTCCGTCCCGAGCATTTCGACCGTTATCCGCACATGTTCTCGGGCGGCCAGCGTCAGCGCATCGCGGTCGCCCGCGCGCTGATGCTGGAGCCCAAGGTGCTGGTTCTTGATGAGCCTGTCTCGGCGCTCGACCTCTCGATCCAGAGCCAGATCCTGAACCTCCTCGTCGACCTCCAGGAAAGGCTCGGCCTCGCTTACCTCTTCATCAGCCATGACCTCTCGGTCGTGAAGCACATGGCCGACGACATCATCGTCATGTATCTCGGGCGCCCGGTCGAAATCGGCCCGAAGCACGAGATATTCGCCCATCCGAAGCACCCATACAGCAAGGCGCTTCTGTCGGCGACCCCCATCGCAGACCCGAAAGCCGCGAAGACCCGGATCAAGCTCGAGGGCGAACTGCCCTCGCCTCTGAACGTGCCGCGCGGCTGCCCCTTCGCGCCGCGCTGTTGGAAGGCCCAAGACCGCTGCCGCGCCGAACGGCCGGAACTCGAAGGCGGGCGCCAGAAGGCTGCCTGCTTCTTCCCCGAAGCATAG
- a CDS encoding amidohydrolase family protein: MPETKLVVRHIGQILSGKIEEPLIDGDCVVCEGDRIAAVGHEKDLDTEKATTIVDAKGITLCPGLIDSHVHPVIGDYTPRQQQLHWIDSCLHGGVTTMISAGEVHAPGRPKDIVGLKAMAIAAQRWYENFRPSGVKVHSGAPVLEEGMVESDFKDLAEAGVKLLGEVGLGSVKAGETAGQMVKWARKYGIQSTIHTGGPSIPGSGLIDKDVVLEADADIIGHINGGHTALPDDQITCLCESCLRGIEIVHNGNERAGLLAMRTAFELKQPDRIILGTDAPAGSGVQPLGILRMIAMLSSLGDVPPEIVFCFATGNTARMRDLDCGIIEPGKAADFVLIDTAQHAPGKSMLESIHQGNLPGVGMTIIDGIVRTTRSRNTPPATRLPEVVEG, encoded by the coding sequence ATGCCCGAGACCAAGCTCGTTGTCCGCCATATCGGCCAGATTCTCTCGGGCAAGATCGAGGAGCCGCTGATCGACGGCGACTGCGTGGTCTGCGAGGGCGACCGGATTGCCGCCGTTGGCCACGAGAAGGACCTCGACACCGAAAAGGCGACGACCATCGTGGACGCCAAAGGCATCACGCTCTGCCCCGGCCTCATCGACAGCCACGTCCACCCCGTTATCGGCGACTACACACCGCGTCAGCAGCAGCTTCACTGGATCGACTCGTGCCTCCACGGCGGCGTCACCACGATGATCTCGGCGGGCGAAGTGCATGCGCCGGGGAGGCCCAAGGACATCGTCGGCCTCAAGGCGATGGCGATCGCCGCGCAGCGCTGGTACGAAAATTTCCGCCCGTCGGGTGTCAAGGTCCATTCCGGCGCTCCGGTGCTGGAAGAGGGCATGGTCGAGAGCGATTTCAAGGACCTCGCCGAGGCCGGCGTGAAGCTTCTGGGCGAGGTCGGCCTCGGGTCAGTCAAGGCCGGCGAGACGGCGGGCCAGATGGTCAAATGGGCGCGAAAATACGGTATTCAGTCGACGATACATACTGGCGGCCCTTCGATCCCCGGCTCGGGCCTCATCGACAAGGACGTCGTGCTGGAGGCCGATGCCGACATCATCGGGCACATCAACGGCGGTCACACGGCCTTGCCCGACGACCAGATCACCTGCCTCTGCGAGAGCTGCCTGCGCGGCATCGAGATCGTTCACAACGGCAACGAACGCGCCGGGCTTCTCGCGATGCGGACCGCGTTCGAACTGAAACAGCCCGACCGCATCATCCTCGGCACTGATGCGCCCGCGGGCTCCGGCGTGCAGCCGCTCGGCATCCTCAGGATGATTGCGATGCTCTCGTCGCTCGGCGACGTGCCGCCCGAGATCGTGTTCTGCTTCGCCACCGGCAACACCGCCCGGATGCGCGATCTCGACTGCGGCATCATCGAGCCAGGCAAGGCCGCCGATTTCGTCCTGATCGACACCGCCCAGCACGCGCCGGGCAAGTCGATGCTTGAAAGCATCCATCAGGGCAACCTGCCGGGCGTCGGCATGACCATAATCGACGGCATCGTCCGCACTACCCGCAGCCGAAACACCCCGCCCGCTACGCGGTTGCCGGAGGTCGTTGAGGGCTGA
- a CDS encoding 6-hydroxynicotinate reductase, translating into MVRQSVEARMEGKIRCDACPVMCYIAEGRAGACDRYANHEGELVRLDPFTVLQAATESDGQVVPFLELEAGEWDGDILRTARPFITAIGAGTTYPDYKPAPFIVAQSYDDVDMVTVVTEGIFSYCGAKVKIDTDRYLGAETAAVRVEGEPIGHVTTAEYGSQMLSLGGVHHLTGGGKKEGRVTCDALLRLCNREAVEVTIDGGADVVLQAGKPPIVNGVTEQLMRVGCGSAAIGMFAKQWHGLVDEVVVVDDHITGVLSEHQAGKVLGVEPTGIKILGRKSTPGRYFRVAEPGTGWGGTNIEDPLTILGPWRAPARPGLTLLMVSTTGEQWGYFALDDDLMPVPASLPENLRTSVERIAENCEPSVTSVLFMGGAGGSLRAGVTENPVRLTRSVREAVTRVTCGGAECYVWPGGGITFMADVTEMPSNAFGYVPTPALVAPIEFTLRLSDYKALGGHMETVRRVEEIEGEIERRLSVKRDR; encoded by the coding sequence ATGGTCCGTCAGAGCGTCGAGGCCCGAATGGAAGGCAAGATCCGTTGCGACGCCTGCCCGGTCATGTGCTACATCGCCGAAGGCCGCGCCGGGGCTTGCGACCGCTACGCCAACCACGAGGGCGAACTCGTGCGGCTCGATCCCTTCACGGTGCTTCAGGCGGCGACTGAGAGCGACGGGCAGGTCGTACCGTTCCTGGAACTCGAAGCGGGTGAGTGGGACGGCGATATTCTCAGAACCGCACGGCCGTTCATCACCGCGATCGGCGCGGGCACGACCTATCCCGACTACAAGCCCGCGCCTTTCATTGTCGCCCAGAGCTATGACGACGTCGACATGGTCACCGTCGTCACCGAAGGAATCTTCTCCTATTGCGGAGCCAAGGTGAAGATCGATACCGATCGCTATCTGGGCGCCGAGACGGCTGCCGTGCGGGTGGAGGGCGAGCCGATCGGGCATGTAACAACGGCCGAGTATGGCTCTCAGATGCTGTCGCTCGGCGGTGTCCATCACCTCACCGGCGGCGGCAAGAAGGAGGGCCGCGTGACCTGCGACGCGCTGCTCAGACTCTGCAACCGCGAAGCCGTCGAAGTGACGATCGACGGCGGCGCCGACGTCGTCCTGCAGGCGGGGAAGCCACCTATCGTCAACGGCGTCACGGAACAGCTCATGCGGGTCGGCTGCGGCTCGGCCGCTATCGGCATGTTCGCCAAGCAATGGCACGGACTGGTAGACGAGGTCGTCGTCGTTGACGACCACATCACTGGGGTCCTCTCGGAGCATCAGGCTGGAAAGGTTCTGGGCGTAGAGCCCACAGGCATCAAGATCCTCGGGCGCAAGTCGACGCCCGGCCGCTATTTCCGGGTGGCCGAGCCCGGCACGGGCTGGGGCGGCACGAATATCGAGGACCCGTTGACGATTCTCGGGCCCTGGCGCGCACCGGCGCGGCCGGGGCTCACGCTCCTGATGGTCTCGACGACCGGGGAGCAATGGGGCTACTTCGCATTGGACGACGACCTGATGCCGGTGCCGGCAAGCCTGCCGGAAAATCTCAGGACCTCGGTCGAACGGATCGCGGAGAACTGTGAACCCTCCGTCACTTCAGTTCTTTTCATGGGCGGAGCCGGCGGCAGCCTGCGCGCGGGTGTGACGGAAAATCCCGTCCGGCTCACCCGCTCGGTGCGCGAAGCGGTGACGCGCGTCACCTGTGGCGGGGCGGAGTGCTACGTCTGGCCAGGCGGCGGCATCACCTTCATGGCCGACGTGACGGAGATGCCATCGAATGCCTTCGGCTACGTCCCGACGCCGGCACTAGTCGCGCCGATCGAGTTCACGCTGAGATTGAGCGACTACAAGGCGCTCGGCGGGCATATGGAAACGGTGCGACGGGTCGAGGAGATCGAAGGCGAGATCGAGCGCCGCCTCTCGGTCAAGCGAGACAGGTAG
- a CDS encoding molybdopterin-dependent oxidoreductase, with translation MSAVSFSLNGRNVTRAAGGLERLATILRRDFGCMDVKVGCDAGDCGACTVLVDGAPVCACITAASQVAGRRVETLAGLRDNDSAFSKLSEAFLAHGAAQCGICTPGMLVSAMALLRGNPAPSEREVEDALGGVLCRCTGYRKIIDAVMGTAAPRVGEGVVGAGIPRVDGARKIDGTEVFGDDAVPHNALVLKVIRAPHDRCRFTFGNLDDYARVMRLDLILTAKDVPGKNRFGVIPGFIDQPVYAAGEALFRGEAVAAVVGRPDVIAALDLTEFPVAWESCDSVREAEAAKAMAEIHPGRSKNVMCHGLVRRGDAESALARADVVAEIRLETSFIEHAYIEPEAGYADWKDGRIEVHGGTQAPHMNRESLADILDLPAEAVRVVPTAVGGGFGSKLDLSFQPHVALAAMRLERPVRVAYSRAESMASTTKRHPARMHVRAGATKDGRLSGFTFDGTFNTGAYASWGPTVANRVPVHAGGPYIHAGYRARAEAVNTNCVPAGAFRGFGVPQAAIAQEAVFDDLAEKLGMDRLEFRLLNALDNGVPTTTGQVFDGAVGIRPCLEALRPAWRVALKKAHDFNAQGGVLCAGAGICCGWYGCGNTSLPNPSTIRAGITADGRVVLHQGAMDIGQGANTVVTQIFAEALGVDVASVAIIGPDTDATPDGGKTSASRQTYVSGNAARLTGLALRSELLRLTNCTEGVIAIGAGAVTVTACDGVVHQAALPEGEGYVLEAAETYDPPTSPLDENGQGVPYAVYGYTAQLVELTVDTGLGTVKLDHIHAAHDVGRAINPVLVEGQVHGGVAQGIGLALMEEYIPGSTNNLHDYLIPTIGDVPPITSHIIEVPDPHGPYGAKGLGEHVLIPTAPAILSAIRHATGALITRLPATPDRVLAAIRTARGD, from the coding sequence ATGAGCGCCGTCTCCTTCTCCTTGAACGGCCGCAATGTGACGCGCGCGGCGGGCGGGCTCGAACGGCTTGCGACGATCCTCAGGCGTGATTTTGGCTGCATGGACGTCAAGGTCGGCTGCGACGCCGGTGATTGTGGGGCCTGCACGGTTCTGGTTGACGGCGCGCCTGTCTGCGCGTGCATAACGGCGGCATCCCAGGTCGCGGGCAGGCGCGTCGAAACGCTTGCCGGCCTTCGCGATAATGATTCAGCGTTTTCAAAACTTTCCGAGGCGTTTCTTGCGCACGGGGCGGCGCAGTGCGGGATCTGTACTCCCGGTATGCTGGTCTCGGCGATGGCGCTTCTGCGCGGCAATCCCGCGCCGAGCGAGCGCGAGGTCGAGGACGCGCTGGGCGGCGTGCTTTGCCGTTGCACCGGCTACCGCAAGATCATCGACGCGGTGATGGGCACCGCCGCTCCACGCGTCGGCGAAGGCGTCGTGGGGGCGGGGATTCCGCGCGTCGATGGTGCCCGCAAGATCGACGGGACCGAGGTGTTCGGCGACGACGCTGTGCCGCATAATGCCTTGGTATTGAAGGTCATTCGCGCACCGCACGACCGCTGTCGTTTCACCTTCGGAAACCTAGATGACTATGCGCGGGTGATGCGCCTCGACCTGATCCTCACGGCGAAGGACGTGCCCGGGAAGAACCGCTTTGGCGTCATTCCGGGGTTCATCGACCAGCCGGTGTACGCCGCAGGCGAGGCGCTGTTTCGAGGCGAAGCGGTCGCTGCCGTCGTGGGCCGTCCGGATGTGATTGCGGCGCTCGACCTGACGGAATTCCCGGTCGCGTGGGAGTCGTGCGACTCCGTGCGCGAGGCCGAAGCAGCGAAGGCGATGGCGGAGATACATCCGGGGCGGTCGAAAAACGTGATGTGCCATGGACTTGTTCGGCGAGGTGACGCTGAATCGGCGCTTGCGCGAGCCGATGTCGTGGCCGAGATCAGGCTCGAGACCAGCTTCATAGAGCACGCCTATATCGAGCCCGAGGCGGGCTACGCGGACTGGAAGGATGGCCGGATCGAGGTGCATGGCGGCACACAGGCGCCGCACATGAACCGCGAGTCCCTTGCGGACATACTGGACCTGCCGGCAGAGGCGGTGCGCGTCGTGCCGACAGCGGTGGGCGGCGGCTTTGGATCGAAGCTCGACCTGTCGTTTCAGCCGCATGTGGCGCTTGCCGCGATGCGGTTGGAACGACCGGTTCGGGTGGCTTATTCACGTGCAGAGTCAATGGCTTCCACTACCAAGCGACACCCTGCGCGGATGCACGTGCGTGCCGGAGCGACGAAGGACGGCCGGCTATCGGGCTTCACCTTCGACGGTACGTTCAACACCGGTGCCTATGCGTCGTGGGGGCCGACGGTCGCGAACCGCGTGCCGGTTCATGCGGGCGGACCCTACATCCACGCCGGCTACCGCGCGCGGGCCGAGGCAGTGAACACGAACTGTGTTCCGGCAGGCGCGTTCCGGGGTTTCGGCGTGCCGCAGGCGGCGATCGCGCAGGAGGCGGTGTTCGACGATCTGGCCGAAAAGCTCGGAATGGACCGGCTCGAGTTTCGGCTTCTGAACGCGCTCGACAACGGCGTACCGACGACGACCGGCCAGGTCTTCGACGGAGCGGTGGGGATCAGGCCCTGCCTCGAGGCGCTGCGGCCGGCATGGCGTGTGGCATTAAAGAAAGCGCATGATTTCAACGCGCAGGGCGGAGTTCTTTGTGCGGGCGCAGGCATATGCTGCGGGTGGTACGGTTGTGGCAATACCTCTCTGCCCAATCCGTCCACCATCCGGGCGGGGATCACCGCTGACGGCCGTGTCGTCCTTCACCAGGGCGCAATGGATATCGGGCAGGGCGCGAACACGGTCGTCACGCAGATTTTCGCGGAGGCGCTCGGCGTGGACGTCGCGAGCGTGGCGATCATCGGGCCGGATACCGACGCGACGCCGGACGGAGGCAAAACCTCTGCCTCACGTCAGACCTATGTGTCGGGGAACGCGGCGCGCCTCACCGGGCTGGCACTTCGGTCCGAGCTCCTGCGTTTGACCAACTGCACCGAGGGTGTGATCGCCATCGGGGCAGGAGCAGTGACCGTGACCGCGTGCGATGGCGTCGTCCACCAAGCGGCGCTGCCAGAGGGTGAAGGCTACGTCCTGGAGGCTGCCGAGACATACGACCCGCCGACCTCGCCGCTCGACGAGAACGGTCAGGGCGTTCCCTACGCCGTCTACGGCTACACCGCGCAGTTGGTGGAACTGACCGTCGACACCGGGCTCGGCACCGTGAAGCTCGACCATATCCATGCGGCCCACGACGTGGGCCGGGCGATCAACCCGGTTCTGGTCGAGGGGCAGGTTCACGGCGGAGTGGCCCAAGGTATCGGGCTCGCACTGATGGAAGAGTACATACCCGGCAGCACCAACAACCTGCATGACTACCTGATACCGACCATCGGAGACGTGCCGCCGATTACATCGCATATCATTGAGGTGCCGGACCCGCACGGCCCCTACGGAGCGAAGGGCCTCGGCGAGCATGTCCTGATCCCGACCGCGCCTGCGATCCTTTCGGCGATCCGGCACGCCACGGGCGCGCTTATCACGCGCCTTCCGGCGACGCCCGACCGGGTTCTGGCGGCGATCCGCACCGCGAGGGGGGACTGA
- a CDS encoding FAD binding domain-containing protein: MTVFRPDNLSDALGFLSEAPAVVLAGGTDVFPSLGDRPAPPRVLDVTAVSDIRGIARDGDVWRIGAGVTWSELIRAELPAQFDALKVAGRQVGSVQIQNTGTIAGNICNASPAADGVPVLLALDASVELASAGGRRVVPLSEFVTGNRRTLRRPDEIVTAVHVPRMEGQVWSAFEKLGSRAYLVISIVSLAMVLRFDGRVVADARIAAGACSEVPMRLAALEGDLVGQEAAALGQVVRPEHFGGLKPIGDVRGTAAYRRVAVGTLAIRMLDGCGTRL, translated from the coding sequence ATGACAGTGTTCCGGCCCGACAACCTGAGCGATGCGCTGGGATTCCTGTCCGAAGCGCCAGCCGTCGTGCTTGCGGGCGGAACGGACGTGTTTCCGTCGCTCGGCGACCGCCCGGCGCCGCCCCGCGTTCTGGATGTGACGGCTGTTTCAGACATTCGCGGGATCGCGCGGGACGGCGATGTCTGGCGGATCGGCGCGGGCGTGACCTGGTCGGAGCTGATCCGTGCGGAGCTGCCAGCTCAGTTCGACGCGTTGAAGGTCGCCGGACGGCAGGTGGGATCGGTGCAGATCCAGAACACCGGGACGATTGCGGGCAATATCTGCAATGCCTCGCCCGCGGCGGACGGTGTGCCGGTCCTGCTGGCGCTGGACGCGTCGGTGGAGCTTGCCTCGGCTGGCGGTCGGCGGGTCGTGCCGCTGTCAGAGTTTGTTACCGGCAATCGCAGGACCTTGCGCCGCCCGGACGAAATTGTGACAGCTGTCCATGTGCCGCGCATGGAGGGACAGGTCTGGTCCGCGTTCGAGAAGCTCGGCAGTCGTGCCTATCTGGTCATCTCGATTGTGTCGCTGGCGATGGTCTTGCGCTTCGATGGCCGGGTCGTGGCCGACGCGCGGATCGCCGCCGGGGCCTGTTCGGAGGTGCCCATGCGGCTCGCCGCGTTGGAAGGCGATCTGGTTGGGCAGGAGGCCGCCGCGCTCGGGCAGGTCGTGCGGCCGGAGCATTTCGGAGGGCTCAAACCGATCGGCGATGTTCGCGGGACCGCCGCCTATCGTCGGGTCGCTGTCGGGACGCTTGCCATACGGATGCTGGACGGATGCGGGACGAGGCTATGA
- a CDS encoding amino acid synthesis family protein: protein MGKAMIRKIVTVVEEVQSEMGQAISPPTRRAAAIAVIANPHAGRYEADLEDLMAIGEELGGILGEACVKALGITPAEAQSYGKAALVGENGELEHAAAILHPRLGKPLRAAVEKGAALVPSNKKRGPMGHPLDIPLGHKDAAYVRSHFDGMEVRVNDAPRADEILVAVAVTDSGRPLPRVGGLTHDEAEGKDGLR from the coding sequence ATGGGCAAGGCAATGATCCGCAAGATCGTCACCGTCGTCGAGGAAGTGCAGAGCGAGATGGGGCAGGCGATTTCTCCGCCTACGCGACGCGCCGCCGCAATCGCCGTCATCGCGAACCCCCATGCGGGGCGCTACGAGGCCGATCTCGAGGACCTCATGGCGATCGGCGAGGAACTCGGCGGAATTCTGGGTGAGGCTTGCGTCAAGGCGCTCGGCATCACACCCGCCGAGGCGCAGAGCTACGGCAAGGCCGCGCTCGTGGGCGAGAACGGCGAACTGGAACATGCCGCCGCGATCCTGCATCCGCGCCTCGGCAAGCCTTTGCGGGCGGCGGTCGAAAAGGGGGCGGCGCTCGTGCCGTCAAACAAGAAGCGCGGGCCGATGGGTCATCCGCTCGACATACCTCTCGGACACAAGGATGCCGCCTATGTGCGCTCGCATTTCGACGGGATGGAGGTGCGGGTGAACGACGCCCCGCGCGCCGACGAGATCCTCGTCGCCGTCGCCGTGACCGACAGTGGCCGGCCCCTGCCGCGTGTCGGCGGGCTGACGCATGACGAGGCCGAGGGCAAGGACGGGCTGCGCTGA
- a CDS encoding UPF0280 family protein, with product MGRARARAKAVGTRPAAPLWPGATAARDAAGRLVLSQGPIELILDLGGAADEIARAEAVAQKAFSGVLEELVSELSLLRRPIASGGKEPNGPVARRMARAVAPHANWYITPMAAVAGAVADHILEAISGRCALERIAINNGGDIALRLVGDARYRIGISDYRQTARFAGIVSIGARDGIGGIATSGCHGRSHSLGIADAVTVLARCAADADAAATLIANAVDLPDSPKIRRRPARELSPDSDLGNRLVTVDVAALDPDETERALDAGVRRAGQIVATGAARAAFLSLQGSIRTVGAGDALGSATAGREEEN from the coding sequence ATGGGAAGGGCGAGGGCACGAGCGAAGGCGGTCGGAACGCGGCCGGCTGCGCCGCTCTGGCCGGGTGCGACAGCGGCACGCGACGCGGCCGGAAGGCTTGTCCTGTCGCAGGGCCCCATCGAACTGATCCTCGACCTGGGCGGCGCGGCCGATGAGATTGCGCGGGCGGAAGCCGTGGCACAGAAGGCGTTCTCGGGCGTCCTTGAGGAATTGGTTTCAGAACTTTCGCTTCTGCGGCGCCCGATCGCATCCGGCGGCAAAGAGCCGAACGGCCCGGTGGCGCGGCGCATGGCAAGAGCGGTCGCGCCGCATGCAAACTGGTACATCACGCCGATGGCGGCCGTGGCGGGTGCCGTCGCCGATCACATCCTTGAGGCGATCTCCGGACGTTGCGCGCTCGAACGCATAGCCATCAACAACGGCGGCGACATCGCGCTCCGCCTTGTGGGCGACGCGCGCTACCGGATCGGCATCTCGGATTATCGTCAGACGGCTCGTTTCGCCGGCATCGTCTCCATAGGGGCCCGGGACGGCATCGGAGGCATCGCCACGAGCGGCTGTCATGGCCGCAGCCATTCGCTCGGCATCGCCGATGCGGTGACGGTTCTGGCCAGGTGCGCGGCTGACGCCGATGCCGCCGCGACGCTTATCGCCAATGCTGTCGATTTGCCGGACTCGCCCAAGATCCGGCGGCGCCCCGCCCGCGAGCTGTCGCCCGACAGCGATCTGGGCAACCGCCTCGTCACGGTCGATGTCGCGGCACTCGATCCCGACGAGACGGAGCGCGCGCTCGACGCTGGGGTCCGGCGGGCCGGGCAAATCGTCGCGACGGGAGCCGCGCGCGCTGCGTTTCTGTCCTTGCAGGGCAGTATTCGGACCGTGGGCGCGGGCGACGCGCTTGGCTCCGCGACAGCGGGCAGGGAAGAGGAGAACTGA